Proteins encoded together in one Armatimonadota bacterium window:
- a CDS encoding FAD-dependent oxidoreductase, which translates to MSKDALVIGGGIAGIQAAIDLAERGIKVKLVEKQASIGGRMAQLDKTFPTNDCSMCILAPKMIECFDHPNIEVLTHAEVVALEGEAGDFKALIKKKAKFVKDNCTACGDCAKVCPVEVPNAFDMGLSTRKAIYIPFPQAVPKRFVIDKLESPCKNACPLGMDVQGYIALIAKGKLNEAYNLIRMSNPLPSICGRVCMHPCETICRRKHVDQPIAVAALKRFVCDHVSDPTPPKLPDKKGKKVAIIGAGPGGLTAAHDLALLGYRVTVFEALPLAGGMLAVGIPAYRLPKDVLQKEIGFIESLGVEIRTSTRIGRDLSLSDLATQGFEATLIAAGAHKSKKLPIPGADLPGVLLGTAFLRDVALGDPPKLGPRVLVLGGGNVAFDCARTAMRLGALEVRMACVESRSEMPAHPDEIHEGEAEGVVLHPSVSFKRIVGESSVQGVECSEVVSATFDEAGRLTLQEEPDSEHVIAADTVIFAIGQAADLEFIAGASGLSTTQRGFLGVDDCGRTGRVGVFACGDAAGCDQTVVHAMASGRLAAHSIDQYLRGVPVEPLEARLGVGELSLGQIIALKREHEAEQRHKPEEVEPELRRRTFDEVASVFTLEEAQAEANRCLECAICSGCRECVAVCRAGAIDHSMRDEIVEAEVGAVVVANGLDYYNIRALEEYGYGTFPNVLTAMEFERLICASGPTHGHIERPSDGKVPEKIAFIQCVGSRDVHCMPYCTTVCCMHATKEAILANEHEPDLSSTIFYTDLRAMGKGFWDYTRRAEREYRVSYVRSKPGSVTENPVTNDLSLWYEDQDDGKFKSASFGMVVLAQALLPSGSTSELSKVLGLNVDEFGYFSVKDKLRRPVDTNREGIYVCGFCQAPQDIPDSVVQASAAACRAAETLVGGKR; encoded by the coding sequence ATGTCTAAGGACGCGCTCGTCATAGGTGGCGGAATCGCGGGCATTCAGGCCGCGATCGACCTGGCCGAAAGAGGCATCAAGGTCAAGCTGGTCGAGAAGCAGGCCAGCATCGGTGGCCGGATGGCCCAGCTCGACAAGACCTTCCCGACCAACGACTGCAGCATGTGCATCTTGGCGCCCAAGATGATCGAGTGCTTCGATCATCCGAACATCGAGGTGCTGACGCATGCCGAGGTCGTGGCGCTGGAGGGTGAGGCCGGCGACTTCAAGGCGCTGATCAAGAAAAAGGCCAAGTTCGTCAAGGACAACTGCACGGCGTGCGGCGACTGCGCCAAGGTCTGCCCGGTCGAAGTGCCCAACGCGTTCGACATGGGCCTTTCGACGCGCAAGGCGATCTATATTCCTTTCCCCCAGGCGGTCCCGAAGCGGTTCGTGATCGACAAGCTGGAGTCGCCCTGCAAGAACGCCTGCCCGTTAGGCATGGACGTCCAGGGCTATATCGCGCTCATCGCCAAGGGCAAGCTTAATGAGGCCTACAACCTCATCCGGATGTCCAATCCGCTGCCCTCGATCTGCGGGCGCGTGTGCATGCACCCATGCGAGACCATCTGCCGCAGGAAGCACGTGGACCAGCCGATCGCGGTCGCGGCGCTGAAGCGATTTGTCTGCGATCACGTCAGCGATCCCACTCCGCCCAAACTCCCCGACAAGAAGGGCAAGAAGGTCGCGATCATCGGCGCGGGGCCCGGCGGCCTAACGGCAGCCCACGATCTGGCGCTCCTGGGTTACCGGGTCACCGTGTTCGAGGCGCTTCCGCTGGCCGGCGGGATGCTCGCAGTGGGAATTCCTGCCTATCGCCTGCCCAAGGACGTGCTTCAGAAGGAAATCGGCTTCATCGAGTCCCTCGGTGTGGAGATCAGGACCAGCACACGGATCGGAAGGGACCTTTCGCTGAGTGATCTTGCGACGCAGGGGTTTGAGGCGACCTTGATCGCGGCCGGCGCGCACAAATCGAAGAAACTGCCGATCCCCGGGGCCGACCTTCCCGGCGTCCTGCTCGGCACCGCGTTCCTGCGAGACGTGGCTCTGGGTGACCCGCCAAAGCTGGGTCCCAGGGTTCTGGTTCTGGGAGGCGGCAACGTGGCCTTCGACTGCGCGCGGACGGCGATGAGGCTGGGCGCCTTGGAAGTGCGCATGGCCTGCGTCGAATCGCGGAGCGAGATGCCGGCACATCCCGACGAGATTCACGAGGGTGAGGCGGAGGGAGTCGTGCTCCACCCGTCAGTCTCCTTCAAGCGGATTGTTGGAGAGAGCTCCGTTCAAGGCGTTGAGTGCAGCGAAGTGGTGTCGGCGACGTTCGACGAAGCCGGGAGATTGACTCTTCAGGAGGAGCCTGACTCGGAGCACGTGATCGCGGCGGACACGGTGATCTTCGCCATCGGCCAGGCCGCTGACCTGGAGTTCATCGCCGGCGCGTCCGGCCTGTCCACGACTCAACGAGGATTCCTTGGGGTGGACGATTGCGGCCGGACCGGCAGGGTGGGAGTGTTCGCCTGTGGCGATGCCGCCGGATGCGACCAAACGGTAGTCCACGCGATGGCGTCCGGCCGGCTCGCCGCCCATTCGATCGATCAGTACCTTCGCGGCGTTCCCGTGGAGCCTCTCGAAGCGAGATTGGGCGTGGGCGAGTTGTCGCTCGGCCAGATCATCGCGCTGAAGAGAGAGCACGAAGCCGAGCAAAGGCACAAGCCAGAAGAAGTGGAGCCCGAGCTGCGACGGCGCACCTTCGACGAAGTGGCGAGTGTGTTCACGCTCGAAGAGGCGCAGGCCGAAGCGAACCGATGCTTGGAGTGCGCGATATGTTCGGGATGCCGCGAGTGCGTGGCGGTCTGTAGGGCAGGGGCCATCGACCACTCGATGAGGGACGAGATCGTCGAGGCGGAAGTGGGAGCGGTCGTGGTGGCCAACGGCCTGGATTACTACAACATCCGGGCCCTTGAGGAGTACGGCTACGGGACCTTCCCAAACGTGCTCACCGCCATGGAGTTCGAGAGGCTGATCTGCGCCTCTGGACCGACTCACGGCCACATCGAGCGCCCCTCGGATGGCAAAGTGCCCGAGAAGATCGCCTTTATCCAGTGCGTCGGCTCGCGCGACGTCCACTGCATGCCGTATTGCACGACGGTGTGCTGCATGCACGCCACCAAGGAAGCGATCCTTGCCAACGAGCATGAGCCCGACCTGAGTTCGACGATCTTCTATACCGACCTCCGAGCGATGGGAAAGGGCTTCTGGGATTACACACGCAGAGCTGAGCGCGAATACAGGGTCAGCTACGTTCGCAGCAAGCCGGGAAGCGTGACGGAGAACCCGGTAACGAACGACTTGTCGCTCTGGTATGAGGACCAAGACGACGGCAAATTCAAGAGCGCTTCGTTCGGCATGGTCGTGCTCGCCCAAGCGCTCCTACCCTCTGGAAGCACGAGCGAACTCTCCAAAGTCCTGGGTCTCAACGTGGACGAGTTTGGCTATTTCAGCGTCAAGGACAAGCTTCGCCGGCCGGTGGACACGAACCGAGAAGGCATCTACGTGTGCGGCTTCTGCCAGGCACCGCAGGACATTCCCGACAGCGTCGTTCAGGCGTCTGCGGCGGCCTGCCGGGCGGCCGAGACCCTAGTAGGAGGAAAGCGATGA
- a CDS encoding CoB--CoM heterodisulfide reductase iron-sulfur subunit A family protein, with product MSPRVGVFLCHCGTNIGGVVRIKDVAEFVRTLPDVIHVEDNIYTCSKDGLDSIRAAVEEHELNRVVVASCTPRTHEPLFKQNCVKAGLNKYLFEFVNLREHCSWVHMREPEKATEKAKALVAMGVAKARLLEPQEEAEIPVRTSSVVIGGGVAGMSAAIALANQGFQVDLVERERELGGTVRRLYTLYPSGEDAQELLRGLKEQIADLPNLRVHLGAEVSEVGGYVGNFDVGLRDGTTVEAGTIIVATGGREFGEPPDEPGVITQLDLENELRDGVSHSSVVMIQCVGWDEAKKSAGAVGYCSRACCMAAIKNSLLLKERSPDTRVTVLYRELMTYGVDFERSLRDAMHKGVRFVRYSVKAPPEIVVDGEATAVKVSTSEGPLQIPADRVVLTVPFAPALGREEISRMLKVPLSGDGFFLEAHVKLRPVEFATDGVYLCGTARAPATVSECVLQGYAAASKASALMAKQKMRVEAINAWVKEEFCSGCATCAGLCPYHAISMRDGGSGKKAFVNAIQCKGCGTCVAACPSGAMQQRGFTDGQISEMILASTRSLTEGTIERELVHV from the coding sequence ATGAGCCCGAGAGTGGGAGTGTTCCTCTGTCATTGCGGCACGAACATCGGCGGCGTCGTCCGGATCAAGGACGTCGCGGAGTTCGTCCGGACCCTTCCCGACGTGATCCACGTCGAGGACAACATCTACACCTGCTCCAAGGACGGACTGGACTCGATCCGCGCCGCAGTCGAAGAGCACGAGCTGAACCGCGTGGTGGTGGCTTCCTGCACCCCACGAACCCATGAACCCCTGTTCAAACAGAACTGTGTGAAGGCGGGGCTGAACAAGTACCTGTTCGAGTTCGTGAACCTACGCGAGCACTGCTCCTGGGTCCACATGCGCGAGCCCGAAAAGGCGACCGAGAAGGCCAAGGCCCTGGTCGCCATGGGGGTCGCGAAGGCCAGGCTGTTGGAGCCGCAAGAGGAGGCCGAAATTCCCGTCCGCACATCCAGCGTCGTCATCGGAGGCGGTGTCGCGGGCATGTCGGCGGCCATCGCGCTGGCCAACCAAGGCTTTCAGGTCGATCTTGTCGAGCGGGAGCGCGAGCTTGGGGGCACGGTGCGCAGGCTCTACACCCTCTATCCTTCTGGCGAGGACGCACAAGAACTCTTGAGGGGCCTCAAAGAACAGATCGCGGACCTGCCGAACCTGCGGGTCCACCTCGGCGCGGAGGTCTCCGAGGTCGGCGGCTACGTGGGCAACTTCGACGTGGGGCTGAGGGACGGTACGACCGTCGAAGCAGGCACGATCATCGTCGCGACGGGCGGCCGGGAGTTTGGCGAACCTCCCGACGAGCCAGGCGTCATCACGCAGCTCGATCTTGAGAACGAGCTAAGGGATGGGGTGAGCCATTCCAGCGTCGTGATGATCCAGTGCGTCGGATGGGACGAGGCCAAGAAGAGCGCCGGCGCAGTGGGCTATTGCTCGCGGGCCTGCTGCATGGCCGCAATCAAGAACAGCTTGTTACTGAAGGAGCGGTCTCCGGATACCCGGGTGACCGTCCTCTACCGGGAACTGATGACCTACGGGGTGGACTTTGAACGCTCGTTGCGCGACGCGATGCACAAGGGTGTGCGTTTCGTTCGCTATTCCGTCAAAGCGCCACCCGAAATCGTCGTGGATGGGGAAGCGACGGCTGTCAAGGTCAGCACATCCGAGGGGCCGCTCCAAATTCCCGCCGATCGCGTCGTGCTGACGGTGCCGTTTGCCCCGGCGCTTGGAAGGGAGGAGATTTCGCGCATGCTCAAGGTGCCCTTGAGCGGCGACGGGTTCTTCCTCGAAGCCCACGTGAAGCTCCGTCCGGTGGAGTTCGCCACCGACGGCGTGTATCTCTGCGGCACGGCGAGGGCGCCCGCGACGGTGTCGGAGTGCGTGCTGCAAGGATACGCCGCGGCATCGAAGGCCTCAGCCCTGATGGCCAAACAGAAGATGCGCGTGGAAGCGATCAACGCTTGGGTGAAGGAAGAGTTCTGTTCCGGTTGCGCCACCTGCGCCGGGCTCTGTCCCTACCATGCGATCTCGATGCGCGATGGGGGTTCGGGCAAGAAGGCATTTGTGAACGCCATCCAGTGCAAGGGTTGCGGCACGTGCGTGGCGGCATGCCCTTCGGGCGCGATGCAGCAGCGCGGCTTCACCGATGGCCAAATCTCCGAGATGATCCTCGCGTCGACGCGGAGCCTTACGGAGGGGACGATAGAACGGGAGTTAGTCCATGTATGA
- a CDS encoding hydrogenase iron-sulfur subunit: protein MYEPKIMAFFCNWCTYAAADLAGVSRLSYPPNVKIIRVMCSGRVDPQFILQAFHAGADGVVIGGCHPEQCHYQEGNYKTLRRAKALKRLLVQMGIEQERFRLVWISASEGDLVQKTMREMTETLRALGPLHLTRPEGFEEELAMLRESSSIVEGQPGEKLRELEVVR, encoded by the coding sequence ATGTATGAGCCAAAGATAATGGCGTTTTTCTGTAACTGGTGCACCTATGCCGCCGCTGACTTGGCTGGGGTCTCGCGCCTGTCCTACCCTCCAAACGTGAAGATCATCCGCGTAATGTGCTCGGGCCGCGTAGACCCGCAGTTCATCCTACAGGCGTTTCACGCCGGGGCGGATGGGGTGGTGATCGGCGGTTGCCACCCGGAGCAATGCCACTACCAAGAGGGCAACTACAAGACCCTGCGCAGGGCCAAAGCCCTTAAGAGGCTTCTGGTGCAAATGGGCATCGAACAGGAGCGCTTCCGGCTGGTGTGGATTTCGGCCTCTGAGGGCGACCTGGTGCAGAAAACCATGCGCGAAATGACCGAAACGCTTCGGGCTTTGGGGCCGCTTCACCTGACGCGGCCCGAGGGTTTCGAAGAGGAGCTTGCGATGCTCCGCGAATCGAGTTCCATCGTGGAGGGGCAGCCCGGTGAGAAGTTGAGAGAATTGGAGGTCGTGCGATGA
- a CDS encoding oxidoreductase → MNKPKVGFYWCASCGGCEESVVDLAEDILAVAEAIEIVLWPVAMDFKRSDVEAMEDGEMAVCFINGAIRTSEQVEMAELLRRKAQLIVAFGSCAHLGGIPGLANLFDRKSIFDRAYVESQSTVNPEGTFPQEVTRLNGHTVTLPRFYDTVRTLGQTIPVDYTIPGCPPPVKLFQAAVEAVLSGNLPPKGTVLAPDVALCEECPRKATKPDRLSIKELKRPHLVIADSEVCLLAQGLMCLGPATRSGCGAVCTTGNMPCTGCLGPTTRVADFGAKALSGLASVVEGEDDATIESAMEVLVDPVGTFYRYSLPGSLLHRKVRVPENTDARESELAGGVKP, encoded by the coding sequence ATGAACAAACCCAAAGTCGGCTTCTATTGGTGCGCGTCCTGCGGCGGCTGCGAAGAGTCGGTGGTGGACCTCGCCGAAGACATCCTCGCAGTGGCGGAGGCCATCGAGATCGTGCTCTGGCCTGTGGCCATGGACTTCAAGCGAAGCGACGTGGAAGCCATGGAAGACGGCGAGATGGCCGTCTGCTTCATCAACGGCGCCATCCGCACCTCAGAACAGGTCGAAATGGCCGAGCTCCTACGGCGCAAAGCCCAACTCATCGTGGCCTTTGGAAGCTGCGCGCACCTCGGCGGCATCCCGGGGCTGGCGAACCTCTTCGACCGCAAATCCATTTTCGACCGGGCTTACGTCGAGTCACAGTCCACCGTCAATCCGGAAGGGACCTTTCCCCAGGAGGTCACCCGTCTCAACGGCCACACGGTGACCTTGCCGAGGTTCTACGATACGGTCCGGACCCTGGGCCAGACCATCCCCGTGGACTACACGATTCCCGGATGCCCGCCTCCGGTCAAGCTCTTTCAGGCGGCCGTCGAGGCGGTGCTTTCGGGCAACTTGCCGCCCAAGGGCACAGTTCTTGCACCCGACGTGGCGCTCTGCGAAGAGTGCCCGCGCAAGGCGACCAAACCGGACCGCCTCTCGATCAAGGAACTCAAGAGGCCCCATTTGGTTATCGCCGATTCCGAGGTCTGCCTGTTGGCCCAGGGCCTGATGTGCCTGGGACCCGCGACACGGAGCGGGTGCGGGGCGGTCTGCACCACCGGCAACATGCCCTGCACCGGCTGCCTCGGCCCTACGACCCGGGTCGCCGACTTCGGCGCGAAGGCGCTCTCCGGGCTGGCCTCAGTGGTCGAGGGCGAGGACGATGCCACGATTGAGTCGGCGATGGAGGTGCTGGTGGACCCCGTCGGCACCTTCTACCGGTACAGCCTTCCCGGTTCGCTTCTTCACCGGAAAGTGCGTGTCCCCGAAAACACGGACGCCCGTGAGTCGGAGCTTGCGGGAGGTGTGAAGCCATGA
- a CDS encoding Ni/Fe hydrogenase subunit alpha, translating into MKREIVIDPITRLEGHGKIDIFLDDRGDVERAYFQIPELRGFEKFAEGRAAEDMPQITSRICGVCPTAHHMAATKALDALFHVEPPASAKKIRELVYCTFFVEDHALHFFFLGGPDFVVGPSAPKAERNVLGVLGKVGLEVGKEVIGVRRQLRDLIIKAAGKVVHPVFGLPGGVSKAITKDLQQEFVVAADRAIEFGKFSLKVFDDVVLKNPQYVEWVTSDAYTHKTYYMGQVDANNKVNFYEGVIRVVDPSGKEFLRFNADQYLDHVAEHVEPWSYIKFCYLKDVGWKGFEDGPESGVYCVAPLARLNASDGMATPLAQEAYEQFFSTLGGKPVHFSLANHWARLIELLYAAERMKELASDPDILDPMPRTLPTATPDEGIGIVEAPRGTLIHHYTSDPRGVLTSANLIVATQNNAARIAMSVDKSARNLIREGKVDDGVLNMVEMAFRAYDPCHGCATHALPGHMPLKLQIYDSKRRLCQEITRD; encoded by the coding sequence ATGAAACGCGAGATCGTCATCGACCCCATCACGCGCCTAGAGGGCCACGGAAAGATCGACATCTTCCTGGACGATCGAGGCGACGTCGAACGGGCGTATTTCCAAATCCCCGAGTTGCGGGGCTTCGAGAAGTTCGCCGAAGGCCGTGCGGCGGAGGACATGCCGCAGATCACTTCGCGCATCTGCGGGGTCTGCCCCACGGCCCACCACATGGCGGCCACCAAGGCGCTCGACGCGCTCTTCCACGTCGAGCCGCCCGCCTCAGCCAAAAAGATCCGCGAATTGGTGTATTGCACGTTCTTCGTCGAGGACCACGCGCTCCACTTCTTCTTCCTTGGTGGACCGGACTTTGTGGTCGGCCCCAGCGCTCCGAAGGCCGAGCGCAACGTGCTCGGGGTGCTCGGCAAGGTGGGCCTAGAAGTCGGCAAAGAGGTCATCGGCGTGCGGAGGCAGCTTCGCGACCTCATCATCAAGGCAGCCGGAAAGGTGGTCCACCCGGTCTTTGGATTGCCCGGCGGCGTGTCGAAAGCGATCACCAAAGACCTTCAACAGGAGTTTGTCGTTGCCGCCGACCGCGCCATTGAGTTTGGCAAGTTCAGCCTGAAGGTCTTCGACGACGTGGTGCTCAAGAACCCACAGTATGTGGAATGGGTGACCTCCGACGCGTACACCCACAAGACGTACTACATGGGCCAGGTGGACGCCAACAACAAGGTCAACTTCTACGAGGGCGTCATCAGGGTGGTGGATCCCTCAGGGAAGGAGTTCTTGCGGTTCAATGCGGACCAGTATTTGGACCACGTCGCCGAGCATGTCGAGCCATGGAGCTACATCAAGTTCTGCTACCTGAAGGACGTCGGCTGGAAGGGGTTTGAAGACGGTCCCGAGAGCGGCGTGTATTGTGTGGCGCCTCTGGCAAGGCTGAACGCCTCCGACGGAATGGCCACCCCGCTGGCACAGGAGGCCTACGAGCAGTTCTTTTCAACGTTGGGCGGCAAGCCGGTCCACTTTTCACTCGCCAACCATTGGGCGCGGCTGATCGAGCTGCTGTATGCGGCGGAACGCATGAAGGAACTCGCCTCCGACCCCGATATCCTCGATCCGATGCCGCGGACCCTTCCGACCGCGACCCCCGACGAGGGCATTGGGATCGTCGAGGCCCCCCGGGGCACGCTCATCCACCATTACACGTCGGACCCGCGCGGGGTGCTGACCAGCGCGAATCTGATCGTGGCGACCCAAAACAACGCCGCGCGGATCGCGATGTCGGTCGACAAGTCGGCGCGCAACTTGATTCGCGAGGGGAAGGTGGACGATGGAGTGCTGAACATGGTCGAGATGGCGTTCCGGGCCTATGACCCCTGCCACGGATGCGCCACCCACGCTCTGCCGGGCCACATGCCCCTCAAGCTCCAGATTTATGATTCGAAGCGGAGGCTCTGCCAAGAAATCACTCGCGACTAA
- a CDS encoding hydrogenase maturation protease — protein sequence MIRSGGSAKKSLATKPKTIVLALGNDLLADDGAALLAARSLKRRLGKAALVTHTAVSGMALLAELIGFERAVILDVICSPDTAPGSVVELDPKSFRPCSPGSPHYVGLPEMLQAAETLGMSFPRDVRIVAMGAKDVATVGGRMTRKVRQAVPEMVRITQQILMREATYA from the coding sequence ATGATTCGAAGCGGAGGCTCTGCCAAGAAATCACTCGCGACTAAGCCGAAGACCATCGTGCTCGCGCTCGGCAACGATCTGTTGGCCGACGATGGAGCGGCATTGCTCGCAGCGCGGTCACTGAAGCGCCGTCTGGGGAAGGCGGCGCTCGTGACCCATACCGCCGTCAGCGGCATGGCGCTGTTGGCGGAGCTGATCGGGTTTGAGCGGGCTGTTATCCTCGACGTGATCTGCTCGCCAGACACCGCGCCCGGGTCGGTTGTTGAGCTCGACCCGAAGTCGTTTCGGCCATGCTCGCCCGGATCGCCGCACTATGTGGGTCTCCCCGAAATGCTTCAGGCGGCGGAGACCCTCGGGATGTCGTTTCCGCGAGACGTGCGGATCGTGGCGATGGGCGCCAAGGACGTGGCGACGGTTGGCGGAAGGATGACTCGCAAGGTGCGCCAGGCGGTGCCAGAAATGGTCAGGATCACGCAGCAAATCCTAATGAGAGAGGCAACTTATGCATGA
- the hypA gene encoding hydrogenase nickel incorporation protein HypA, which produces MHEWALAEATLSAAAEEARRSGLSQVSEVTVRLGELQRVDPDVMRFALENLLPSAPVALRETSFAFESEPAVFRCRSCDAEWSPALSPLSEFELEAIHFVPEMAHVYLGCPRCGGPDFEVVRGRGVTLTAMRGTA; this is translated from the coding sequence ATGCATGAATGGGCATTGGCGGAGGCCACCCTTAGCGCCGCAGCCGAAGAGGCTCGGCGGAGCGGGCTGTCGCAGGTTTCGGAGGTGACGGTCCGGCTTGGCGAACTGCAGCGCGTCGATCCCGATGTAATGCGGTTTGCGCTTGAGAACCTGCTTCCATCGGCGCCCGTGGCGCTCCGCGAGACGAGCTTCGCGTTTGAGAGCGAACCTGCGGTCTTCCGGTGTCGAAGCTGCGATGCGGAGTGGAGCCCCGCGCTGAGTCCCCTGAGCGAATTCGAACTGGAGGCGATCCACTTCGTTCCCGAAATGGCGCACGTTTATCTCGGCTGCCCGAGGTGTGGCGGACCCGATTTCGAAGTGGTGCGCGGGCGCGGCGTGACCCTAACCGCGATGAGAGGTACGGCATGA
- a CDS encoding P-loop NTPase, giving the protein MNIDPRLSAIENRLKGVERVVAVASGKGGVGKSSVSACLALLMAKAGKRVGLFDLDFHGPSAHILLGAGDAFPEEDRGIVPPEIAGVRLMTPAYYAGTSPVPFRGTDVSSALLELIAITRWDELDLLVLDMPPGVGDATLDLIRHLPRAEYLVVTTPSLLSHETVARLEGLLLRCQRPILGTVRNRVTEGAPGPDAITTWDVRFDPSYEAAIGAPERLLATQFSEDLQRAITGLGLLTGRSKEMHACV; this is encoded by the coding sequence ATGAACATCGATCCAAGGCTATCTGCCATCGAGAACCGGCTCAAGGGCGTCGAGCGGGTGGTCGCCGTCGCCAGCGGGAAAGGGGGCGTGGGCAAGAGCTCCGTCTCTGCCTGTCTTGCCCTTCTCATGGCGAAAGCAGGCAAGAGAGTCGGCCTGTTCGATCTCGACTTTCACGGTCCGTCGGCCCACATCCTTCTCGGTGCGGGAGACGCCTTTCCCGAGGAGGACCGGGGAATCGTGCCGCCAGAGATTGCCGGGGTTCGCCTGATGACGCCCGCATACTATGCCGGCACGAGCCCGGTGCCGTTTCGCGGTACCGACGTCTCCAGCGCTCTGCTCGAACTCATCGCCATCACGCGTTGGGACGAACTCGACTTGCTCGTGCTCGACATGCCGCCGGGGGTCGGCGACGCCACGCTCGACCTGATCCGCCACCTTCCGCGGGCCGAATACCTCGTGGTCACCACACCTTCTCTGCTTTCGCATGAGACCGTGGCGCGGCTGGAGGGGCTGCTTTTGCGTTGCCAGCGGCCGATTCTGGGGACTGTGCGCAACCGGGTTACCGAGGGTGCGCCCGGACCCGACGCGATCACGACTTGGGACGTCCGGTTTGACCCGTCTTATGAGGCGGCGATTGGCGCGCCGGAGCGGCTTCTTGCCACCCAGTTCAGCGAGGACCTTCAACGCGCCATTACCGGGCTGGGTCTCCTAACGGGCCGAAGCAAGGAGATGCACGCATGTGTTTAG
- a CDS encoding HypC/HybG/HupF family hydrogenase formation chaperone, producing MCLGVPAQVRSIEDVDGIRSGKVDFGGVMRSVCLEFTPEAQIGDYVIVHAGFSISTLDDEEAQKTFELLSDLEAAEWRDKADWDPGHRPFEAALIPLKTPLDNHEIPGRIPR from the coding sequence ATGTGTTTAGGCGTCCCGGCCCAGGTGCGTTCGATCGAGGACGTGGACGGCATAAGGTCGGGCAAAGTGGACTTCGGCGGCGTAATGCGAAGCGTTTGCCTTGAGTTCACTCCGGAAGCCCAGATTGGCGACTACGTGATCGTTCACGCGGGTTTTTCAATCTCGACTCTCGACGACGAAGAGGCACAGAAGACCTTCGAACTGCTCAGCGACCTGGAGGCTGCCGAATGGCGTGACAAGGCGGACTGGGACCCTGGGCACAGGCCCTTTGAGGCAGCTTTGATCCCCCTGAAAACTCCCCTCGACAACCATGAAATACCTGGACGAATACCGCGATGA
- the hypD gene encoding hydrogenase formation protein HypD encodes MKYLDEYRDEAPIRRTAQEIKRIASRRWRVMEVCGGQTHSILRNGIHQLLEGSVEFLHGPGCPVCVTPISFIDRAIAIAGQPGVTLCSYGDMLRVPGSRESLLSARAGGADVRTVYSPLDALLLAQRQPDRKVVFFAVGFETTAPANAMAVLQARRLGISNFLVLSAMVLVPPAIRALLATPEVGVDGFLGPGHVCSVAGSSDYEAIAQDFRVPFVITGFEPLDLMEGVLRLVRQLEAGETCVVNQYSRSVRAAGNLRARQAMNEVLVPEDREWRGIGVIPGSGLTVSPEYRAHDALAAYGMGLPAAEEGNGCIAGLILQGLRKPADCPAFGKNCSPEHPMGATMVSSEGACAAYFAYPSVSPDSLQEVRS; translated from the coding sequence ATGAAATACCTGGACGAATACCGCGATGAGGCGCCGATTCGGCGCACCGCGCAAGAGATAAAGAGGATCGCGAGCCGCAGATGGCGTGTGATGGAGGTCTGCGGCGGACAAACCCACTCAATCCTGCGAAACGGCATTCACCAGCTCCTTGAAGGCTCGGTCGAGTTCCTGCACGGCCCCGGATGCCCGGTCTGCGTGACGCCAATCTCGTTCATCGACCGCGCCATCGCCATTGCGGGGCAACCCGGTGTGACCCTTTGCTCGTACGGCGACATGCTCCGTGTTCCGGGGAGCCGCGAAAGCCTGCTGTCGGCGAGGGCTGGGGGCGCGGACGTTCGAACGGTCTATTCTCCCCTCGACGCCCTGCTGCTGGCGCAGCGTCAGCCGGATCGCAAGGTGGTGTTCTTTGCTGTAGGATTTGAAACGACGGCGCCTGCAAATGCGATGGCGGTCCTTCAAGCTCGAAGGCTCGGAATATCCAACTTCTTGGTGCTCTCCGCGATGGTGCTGGTGCCACCAGCTATCCGGGCGCTGTTGGCCACGCCAGAGGTCGGAGTCGATGGATTCCTCGGACCCGGGCATGTGTGTTCGGTGGCCGGATCGAGCGACTATGAGGCGATTGCGCAGGACTTCCGAGTCCCCTTTGTCATCACCGGCTTCGAGCCCCTCGACCTCATGGAGGGGGTCCTGCGGTTAGTCCGGCAACTAGAGGCCGGGGAGACTTGTGTCGTGAACCAATACTCACGCTCCGTTCGCGCTGCAGGCAACTTGCGGGCTCGACAGGCGATGAATGAGGTGCTCGTTCCGGAAGATCGAGAATGGCGCGGGATCGGGGTAATCCCGGGAAGCGGATTAACCGTTTCTCCTGAATATCGCGCCCACGATGCGTTGGCCGCCTATGGCATGGGGCTACCGGCGGCAGAAGAAGGGAACGGGTGCATCGCAGGGCTGATCTTGCAGGGGCTGAGGAAGCCGGCCGATTGCCCCGCGTTCGGAAAGAACTGCTCGCCCGAGCACCCTATGGGAGCCACGATGGTGTCCAGTGAAGGCGCCTGCGCCGCGTACTTCGCCTATCCGTCGGTTAGCCCTGATTCTCTGCAGGAGGTGAGATCGTGA